A window from Physeter macrocephalus isolate SW-GA chromosome 11, ASM283717v5, whole genome shotgun sequence encodes these proteins:
- the LOC102990397 gene encoding LOW QUALITY PROTEIN: proteasome subunit beta type-2-like (The sequence of the model RefSeq protein was modified relative to this genomic sequence to represent the inferred CDS: substituted 1 base at 1 genomic stop codon) — MEYLIGIQGPDCVLVAFNQVAASNIVQMKDDHDKMYKISEKILLLCVGEAGDTVQFAEYIQKNVQLYKMQNGYELSPTAAANFTRXNLADYLRRQTPYHVNLLLAGYDEHEGPALYYIDYLAALAKAPFAAHGYGAFLTLSILDWYYTPTISREKAVELLRKCLEELQKCFILNLPAFSVRIIDKNGIHDVDNISFPKQGS; from the coding sequence ATGGAGTACCTCATCGGCATCCAGGGCCCTGACTGTGTCCTTGTTGCCTTCAACCAGGTGGCCGCTAGCAATATTGTCCAGATGAAGGACGATCATGACAAGATGTATAAGATAAGTGAAAAAATCTTACTCCTATGTGTTGGAGAGGCTGGAGACACTGTACAGTTTGcagaatatattcagaaaaacgTGCAGCTCTATAAGATGCAAAATGGTTATGAATTGTCTCCCACAGCAGCCGCTAATTTCACTCGCTGAAACCTGGCTGACTATCTTCGGAGACAGACCCCATATCATGTCAACCTCCTCCTGGCTGGCTATGATGAGCATGAGGGTCCAGCACTCTACTACATAGACTACCTGGCAGCCTTGGCAAAAGCCCCTTTTGCAGCCCACGGCTATGGTGCCTTCCTGACTCTCAGTATCCTGGACTGGTATTACACACCAACTATCTCACGTGAGAAGGCAGTGGAGCTTCTTAGGAAATGTCTGGAGGAGCTCCAGAAATGCTTCATTCTGAATCTGCCAGCCTTCAGTGTTCGAATCATTGACAAGAATGGCATCCACGACGTGGACAACATTTCCTTCCCTAAACAGGGCTCCTAA